In Synechococcus sp. Nb3U1, one DNA window encodes the following:
- a CDS encoding class I SAM-dependent methyltransferase, whose product MSMQLSPELSLPIPSPFGEAAYRAFQWSKNIFGFAHKALSTQASDLMLSLLSDLQTLSSGKAIPPRARVSVSAATLQILRARYEQLLQTDWQDAEAGYYPHALLFDNPWIDFARYYPQVWLDLPQIAQRVHGKRYQEFSQNIPTEGYPKYYLQNFHYQTNGYLSDDSAELYDLQVELLFGGTADAMRRRVIRLLKDALDPALASPHILDVACGTGRTLRMVRGSLPKAALYGLDLSPAYLRKANQLLQELPGELPQLLRANGESMPYADATFDAVTSVFLFHELPGLARQNVINEMSRVVKPGGVVLICDSVQLLDSPELEETMEAFMQTFHEPYYRDYIHDDLGARLQQAGCEVLRRETHYVSSYTLARKG is encoded by the coding sequence ATGAGCATGCAACTGAGTCCCGAGCTGTCACTGCCAATCCCATCCCCCTTTGGGGAGGCCGCCTATCGCGCCTTTCAGTGGAGCAAAAACATCTTCGGCTTCGCCCACAAAGCCCTCTCCACCCAGGCTTCCGATTTAATGCTCTCCCTGCTCAGTGACCTGCAAACCCTCTCCTCGGGGAAAGCTATCCCCCCACGGGCGCGAGTTAGTGTTAGTGCTGCCACATTGCAGATTTTGCGAGCTCGGTACGAGCAACTTTTGCAGACCGATTGGCAAGACGCCGAAGCAGGGTACTACCCTCATGCTCTGTTGTTTGATAATCCCTGGATAGATTTTGCCCGCTACTACCCGCAAGTGTGGTTGGATTTGCCACAAATTGCCCAACGAGTCCATGGCAAGCGTTATCAAGAGTTTTCTCAAAATATCCCCACAGAAGGTTACCCGAAGTACTACCTGCAAAATTTCCACTACCAGACCAATGGCTACCTGAGCGATGACTCGGCTGAGCTGTACGACTTGCAAGTGGAATTGCTATTTGGGGGCACAGCGGATGCGATGCGTCGTCGGGTGATTCGATTGCTCAAAGATGCTCTGGATCCCGCTTTGGCCAGCCCTCATATCCTTGATGTGGCCTGTGGCACGGGGCGGACGCTGCGCATGGTACGGGGATCCCTGCCCAAAGCGGCTCTGTATGGGTTGGATCTCTCGCCCGCCTATCTGCGCAAAGCCAACCAACTGTTGCAGGAGCTGCCGGGGGAATTGCCCCAGTTGTTGCGGGCCAATGGGGAGTCGATGCCCTATGCCGATGCTACCTTTGATGCGGTCACCAGCGTCTTTCTTTTTCACGAATTGCCCGGCCTCGCCCGACAAAACGTCATTAACGAGATGAGTCGGGTGGTGAAACCGGGGGGTGTGGTGCTGATTTGCGATTCGGTGCAATTGCTGGACTCGCCAGAGCTGGAGGAGACGATGGAAGCCTTTATGCAGACCTTCCACGAACCCTACT
- a CDS encoding response regulator, producing the protein MIVLDLLFESGEQIERVQKLGGWSTFGMATKTVLVIDDSIMIRKMVASILADQFEVLEAKDGMIGLETAKKYHPDLILLDFVMPKMDGYDTLQAIRREDSLKNTPVLMMSGLKEQVTSRIPEPFVGFDFIEKPFEADALLSQIRKALQVTPRVVPEPGSESNTQLVLNKLTAIETLLIQGTENLIQREVVSRLSNINQRLVRQEVCSANLEAQLAKLTSEVERHTRGLALIVNELRQIRKLLG; encoded by the coding sequence ATGATCGTCCTAGATTTGCTTTTTGAGTCCGGCGAACAGATTGAGCGGGTTCAGAAATTGGGAGGATGGAGTACCTTTGGTATGGCAACCAAAACGGTGTTGGTAATCGACGATAGCATCATGATCCGCAAAATGGTGGCCAGCATTCTGGCCGATCAGTTCGAGGTGCTAGAGGCCAAAGACGGCATGATTGGCTTAGAAACGGCCAAGAAATATCATCCCGATCTGATCTTGCTGGATTTTGTCATGCCGAAGATGGATGGCTATGATACGTTACAAGCGATTCGGCGCGAAGACAGCCTGAAAAACACTCCCGTGCTCATGATGTCGGGACTGAAAGAACAGGTGACCTCCCGCATTCCTGAGCCCTTTGTCGGCTTTGATTTTATCGAAAAACCTTTTGAGGCCGATGCCCTGCTCTCGCAAATTCGTAAGGCTCTGCAGGTCACCCCGAGGGTTGTGCCAGAGCCGGGATCCGAAAGCAACACCCAACTGGTCTTGAACAAGCTGACGGCGATCGAAACTCTACTGATTCAGGGCACTGAGAACTTAATTCAACGGGAGGTGGTTAGCCGGCTCTCTAATATTAACCAGCGCTTAGTCCGGCAGGAGGTCTGCAGTGCTAACCTGGAGGCGCAGCTTGCCAAGCTTACCAGTGAAGTGGAACGACATACTCGCGGTTTGGCTTTGATTGTCAATGAGCTACGACAGATACGGAAACTACTAGGATAA
- a CDS encoding queuosine precursor transporter, which yields MTERAYRHLDAVTALFVAVLLISNVASSKILILGPFTFDGGTILFPLSYIFGDILTEVYGYARSRRVIWLGFIAAALMSVTFMIVGALPPAPDWPHQAAYDQILGLTPRIVLASLIAYWAGSFANAYVLARMKVWTQGRWLWTRTIGSTLVGQAVDTGLFVAIAFWGVFPGLGSLILSNYLFKCGVEALCTPLTYAITDWLKQQEDVDYFDEATDFNPFRLESASK from the coding sequence GTGACTGAACGCGCTTATCGTCATTTGGATGCAGTAACAGCGCTATTTGTGGCAGTGTTGCTCATTTCCAATGTGGCCTCGAGCAAAATCCTGATCTTGGGGCCATTCACGTTTGATGGGGGCACCATTCTGTTTCCCCTCAGCTACATTTTTGGTGACATCCTTACAGAAGTGTATGGCTATGCCCGCTCGCGGCGGGTGATCTGGCTGGGCTTTATCGCGGCGGCTCTAATGTCGGTTACGTTTATGATCGTCGGAGCTTTGCCTCCGGCCCCCGATTGGCCTCATCAAGCGGCCTACGACCAAATTTTGGGCCTTACCCCACGGATTGTGCTGGCCAGCCTGATCGCCTATTGGGCGGGAAGTTTTGCCAATGCTTATGTGCTGGCCCGCATGAAGGTGTGGACCCAGGGGCGCTGGCTGTGGACGCGCACGATTGGCTCCACCTTGGTTGGGCAAGCAGTAGATACAGGATTGTTTGTGGCGATTGCTTTTTGGGGGGTGTTTCCTGGGCTGGGCAGCTTGATCCTCTCCAACTACCTATTCAAGTGTGGGGTTGAGGCCCTTTGTACACCCCTAACCTACGCCATAACCGACTGGCTGAAGCAGCAGGAAGATGTCGATTACTTTGATGAGGCAACAGATTTTAATCCCTTTCGGCTGGAGTCAGCTTCCAAATAG
- the psbZ gene encoding photosystem II reaction center protein PsbZ — translation MMLIFQIALLVLVLYSLLLVVAVPVLYSSSSDWSRGKNVILVGSLLWVLMVIGVGLLNFLK, via the coding sequence ATGATGCTCATTTTCCAAATTGCTTTGTTGGTGCTGGTGCTCTACAGCTTGCTGTTGGTGGTGGCGGTGCCTGTGCTGTATAGCTCCTCTAGCGACTGGAGCCGCGGTAAGAATGTGATTTTGGTGGGATCCCTGCTTTGGGTGTTGATGGTGATCGGGGTAGGGCTGCTGAATTTCCTCAAGTGA
- the ribH gene encoding 6,7-dimethyl-8-ribityllumazine synthase — MAVYEGNFVQTGDLRLAIVIGRFNDLITGKLLEGCQDGLKRHGVDVSPESEQVDYYWVPGSFEVPLVAHQLAQSHRYDAIICLGAVIRGQTPHFDYVSAEVSKGIAAAGFRTGVPVIFGILTADTMQQALERAGVKSNKGWEYAMSALEMATLMRQITPLTHSNNGSRPPLPTGPEALRPGVTLDSTAY; from the coding sequence ATGGCAGTTTACGAAGGCAATTTTGTTCAGACAGGCGATCTGCGTCTGGCTATTGTCATTGGTCGTTTTAACGACTTGATCACCGGCAAATTGTTGGAAGGCTGTCAGGACGGGCTGAAGCGACATGGTGTGGATGTGAGCCCTGAGAGTGAGCAGGTGGACTACTACTGGGTGCCCGGTAGCTTTGAGGTGCCCTTGGTGGCTCACCAACTGGCTCAGTCCCATCGTTATGATGCGATCATTTGTCTGGGGGCAGTGATTCGTGGACAAACTCCCCACTTCGACTATGTGTCGGCAGAAGTTTCCAAGGGGATTGCTGCTGCTGGGTTTCGCACCGGGGTGCCGGTAATTTTCGGCATTCTCACCGCCGATACCATGCAGCAGGCCCTAGAGCGAGCCGGGGTGAAAAGCAATAAGGGCTGGGAATATGCCATGAGCGCCTTGGAAATGGCCACCCTAATGCGCCAAATTACTCCCCTCACCCATAGCAACAACGGATCCCGTCCCCCCCTCCCCACCGGCCCAGAGGCCTTGAGGCCGGGAGTTACCCTGGATAGCACGGCTTACTAA
- the htpG gene encoding molecular chaperone HtpG: MTMLEQGSITIHTENIFPIIKQSLYSDREIFLRELVSNAADAIAKLKMASFAGELADPPEPEILLTLDKEAKTLSVTDNGIGMTAEEVKKYINQVAFSSAEEFIHKYKGKEAEQAIIGHFGLGFYSSFMVSRRVEIDTLSYQPGSTPVNWACDGTTAFTLSDSERVSVGTTVTLHIAPDDEEYLEPSRIRELIRKYCDFIPVPIKLNGEVINKQKPLWKTSPSELKDEDYLEFYRYLYPFQEDPHFWVHINTDYPFIVQGILYFPKLRPDIDPTKGQVKLFCNQVFVQDNCEEVIPKFLLPLRGAIDSPDIPLNVSRSFLQNDRTVRRIGDHVAKKVADRLNELYKENHAEYVKVWPDISLFMKFGAMNSDKFFAQIKDILIFRLAGSAPDQPEYLTLKGYLERTQDKQNKRVYYATDEAAQSAYIDLHRSQGLEVLMLDSWIDSHFSSFLEREYKEQGIQFKRVDSELDETLLDKDKAAEIVDPVTNKTRSEKLVDLFKQALGKDKLQVKAEALKSESVPAMILLPEALRRLQELNAVLQQKPLEFLEEHTLIINTAHPLVQNLQTLSDEGRDPDLIALICNQIYDLALITQKSFDPASARAFVQRSNEVLTRLTSR; encoded by the coding sequence ATGACCATGCTGGAGCAGGGATCCATCACGATCCACACTGAGAATATCTTCCCGATCATCAAGCAATCCCTCTATTCCGACCGGGAGATCTTCCTGCGGGAGCTGGTTTCCAATGCTGCCGATGCCATTGCCAAGCTGAAGATGGCCAGTTTTGCTGGGGAATTGGCAGATCCCCCCGAGCCCGAGATCCTCCTCACCCTCGACAAAGAGGCCAAAACCCTGTCGGTGACCGATAACGGCATCGGCATGACCGCCGAGGAAGTGAAGAAATACATCAACCAAGTAGCCTTCTCCAGCGCCGAGGAGTTCATCCACAAGTACAAAGGCAAAGAAGCGGAGCAGGCGATCATCGGGCATTTCGGTTTGGGCTTCTACTCCTCCTTCATGGTGTCGCGGCGGGTGGAGATCGATACCCTTTCCTACCAGCCGGGCAGCACCCCGGTGAATTGGGCCTGCGATGGCACGACCGCGTTTACCCTCTCGGATTCAGAACGGGTCAGCGTCGGCACCACCGTCACCCTGCACATCGCCCCGGATGATGAAGAGTATTTGGAACCTAGCCGAATTCGGGAGCTGATCCGCAAATATTGTGACTTCATCCCCGTCCCTATCAAGCTAAATGGGGAGGTTATCAACAAGCAAAAGCCCCTCTGGAAAACCTCACCTTCTGAACTCAAAGATGAAGACTATCTAGAGTTTTATCGCTATCTGTACCCCTTCCAGGAGGATCCCCATTTCTGGGTGCACATTAACACTGACTACCCCTTCATCGTGCAAGGGATCCTCTATTTCCCCAAGTTGCGCCCAGACATCGATCCTACCAAAGGGCAGGTGAAACTGTTCTGCAACCAGGTGTTTGTGCAAGATAACTGTGAGGAAGTGATCCCAAAATTCCTGCTGCCGTTGCGCGGCGCCATCGACAGCCCAGATATTCCCCTCAACGTTTCCCGCAGCTTTTTGCAAAATGATCGCACCGTGCGGCGTATTGGCGATCATGTGGCCAAAAAGGTGGCAGATCGCCTAAATGAGCTGTATAAAGAAAACCACGCAGAATACGTCAAGGTTTGGCCAGATATCAGCCTGTTTATGAAATTTGGGGCGATGAACAGTGACAAGTTTTTCGCCCAGATTAAAGATATTTTGATCTTCCGTTTGGCCGGATCTGCCCCTGATCAGCCGGAGTATCTCACCCTGAAAGGCTACCTAGAGCGCACCCAAGACAAGCAGAACAAGCGGGTTTACTACGCTACCGACGAGGCGGCCCAGAGTGCCTATATCGACCTACATCGCTCACAGGGGCTAGAGGTGTTGATGCTAGATAGCTGGATCGACAGCCATTTCAGCAGCTTCCTAGAGCGAGAATACAAAGAGCAAGGTATTCAATTCAAACGGGTGGATTCTGAGCTGGATGAAACCCTGCTGGACAAAGACAAAGCCGCCGAGATTGTCGATCCAGTTACGAACAAAACCCGAAGCGAAAAATTGGTGGATCTGTTCAAGCAAGCTCTGGGCAAGGACAAGCTACAGGTGAAAGCCGAGGCCCTGAAATCAGAATCGGTTCCGGCGATGATCCTGCTGCCGGAAGCCTTGCGGCGTCTACAGGAGTTGAATGCGGTGCTGCAACAAAAGCCGCTTGAGTTTTTGGAGGAGCACACCCTAATCATTAACACGGCCCATCCGCTGGTGCAAAACCTACAAACCCTCTCGGATGAAGGACGGGATCCCGATTTGATCGCCTTGATCTGCAATCAAATCTACGATCTGGCTCTGATCACCCAAAAGAGCTTCGATCCTGCTTCAGCTCGTGCGTTTGTGCAGCGTTCTAACGAGGTGTTAACTCGCCTGACCAGCCGTTAG
- a CDS encoding LCP family protein: MSSFQYPPRPDRVSPARQQAIRQGIFWLLLGLTAVVAGSAGALLAVMLPRPVIPTTLTAEQQEAFRPDALRAAALDRSLHILILGTDNPDPTLPPPAERDRFNTRTDTILLARFDPQSRRVSVLSIPRDTRVRLPGFGIGKANAANFAGGPALAAQVVSDLMGGIPIDRYVRLNTDALEAVIDAVGGVEVYVPEPMQYVDQTQKLFINLEPGLQRLNGEQAHHFARFRRDHLGLGDIGRVQRQQELLRALSRELLSPAVWPRIPKILQTIRANLDTNLTWEEVLSLAKFILTSGRDRIDLVLLPGRFSQPGEFATSYWLPDVAGIQRVAAAHFGLETEVASIPPQRLRIAVQNATGEQGMARRMVQELTRQGFTQAFAVEDSTQVLQQTEILAQSGDRDGAKQIRTAIGLGETRVESTGILNSDITIRVGQDWAQQDIDQAQALPRAAQL; encoded by the coding sequence ATGTCCTCCTTCCAGTATCCTCCCCGTCCTGACCGCGTTAGCCCAGCTCGTCAACAGGCGATTCGCCAAGGGATCTTTTGGTTATTGCTTGGGCTTACAGCTGTGGTAGCTGGCTCTGCCGGTGCCCTCTTGGCGGTAATGTTGCCCCGTCCAGTGATCCCCACCACCCTAACTGCCGAACAGCAGGAGGCCTTCCGACCGGATGCGTTGCGGGCTGCCGCCCTGGATCGCTCGTTGCATATTCTCATCCTCGGCACCGACAATCCGGATCCCACCTTGCCCCCGCCTGCAGAACGGGATCGCTTCAATACCCGCACCGATACCATTCTCTTGGCCCGGTTTGATCCCCAGTCCCGCCGGGTCAGTGTCTTGTCGATCCCCCGCGATACCCGCGTGCGGTTACCCGGATTTGGCATCGGTAAGGCCAATGCAGCCAACTTTGCCGGCGGCCCAGCGCTGGCGGCCCAGGTGGTCAGCGACTTGATGGGCGGGATCCCAATCGACCGCTATGTTCGCCTCAATACCGATGCTCTCGAAGCTGTGATCGACGCAGTCGGTGGGGTAGAGGTGTACGTACCTGAGCCGATGCAATACGTGGATCAAACCCAAAAGTTGTTCATCAACCTAGAGCCAGGGCTACAACGCCTGAATGGAGAACAAGCCCATCACTTTGCCCGCTTCCGCCGTGATCATTTGGGGCTGGGAGATATTGGTCGGGTACAACGGCAACAGGAATTGCTGCGGGCCCTGAGCCGGGAACTGCTCTCCCCTGCGGTTTGGCCGCGAATCCCTAAGATTTTGCAAACCATCCGCGCCAACCTCGACACCAACCTCACCTGGGAAGAAGTCCTGAGCTTAGCCAAGTTCATTCTCACCTCAGGTAGGGATCGCATCGATCTGGTGCTGTTGCCGGGTCGGTTTAGTCAGCCGGGAGAATTTGCCACCAGCTACTGGCTGCCGGATGTGGCCGGGATCCAACGGGTGGCGGCGGCTCACTTTGGTCTGGAGACGGAGGTAGCCAGCATTCCTCCGCAACGGCTGCGCATTGCGGTTCAAAATGCCACAGGTGAACAGGGTATGGCGCGGCGCATGGTGCAGGAATTAACCAGACAGGGCTTTACCCAAGCCTTTGCTGTAGAAGATAGCACCCAGGTTCTGCAACAAACGGAGATTCTCGCCCAAAGTGGGGATCGGGATGGGGCCAAACAGATTCGAACTGCCATTGGCCTTGGAGAAACGCGGGTGGAGTCTACCGGCATCCTCAATTCTGACATTACCATTCGAGTTGGTCAGGATTGGGCACAACAGGATATTGACCAGGCGCAGGCGTTGCCTAGGGCCGCTCAACTCTAA
- a CDS encoding carbohydrate ABC transporter permease produces the protein MGNREEFSGFQPRGVVKDGLLYGLLGSLALLILAPLLWLLSTALKSPQENIFAYPPRWIPAQPTLQAFERVWQENPFWRYAFNSLLVAGVTVFTNLWVCSWAAYPLARMTFRGRRLLFWLLIGTSMIPFQITMIPLYVLSVQWGLRNSYLGLILPYAASAFGIFLLRQAFLGVPQELEDAARIDGCSSWGIWWHVMLPAVRPALITLAVFTFVAMWGDFLWPLLLLDDPNLYTLPLGVANLASAFSADWRLIAAGSLLSVVPVLVLFWVLQRYVIPTDLDSGIRG, from the coding sequence ATGGGTAACAGGGAAGAATTCTCTGGCTTCCAGCCACGGGGAGTTGTCAAGGATGGGTTGTTGTATGGGCTACTGGGATCCCTGGCTCTTCTCATCTTGGCTCCTTTGCTCTGGTTGCTGAGCACGGCTCTCAAGTCGCCCCAGGAAAACATTTTTGCCTATCCGCCCCGTTGGATCCCGGCTCAACCCACTCTGCAAGCTTTTGAGCGGGTTTGGCAAGAAAATCCTTTTTGGCGCTACGCCTTCAACAGCCTACTGGTGGCTGGGGTAACCGTTTTCACCAATCTCTGGGTATGTTCTTGGGCGGCCTACCCTTTGGCACGGATGACTTTTCGCGGGCGGCGTCTGCTGTTTTGGCTGTTGATCGGCACCAGCATGATCCCCTTCCAGATCACGATGATCCCCCTCTACGTGCTGAGTGTGCAGTGGGGATTACGCAATTCTTATCTGGGGTTGATCCTGCCCTATGCAGCTTCTGCTTTCGGCATTTTTTTGCTGCGGCAGGCTTTCCTGGGGGTGCCTCAGGAATTGGAAGATGCGGCTCGCATCGACGGCTGCTCGAGCTGGGGGATCTGGTGGCATGTGATGCTCCCGGCGGTACGGCCTGCCTTGATCACTTTGGCGGTCTTTACCTTCGTCGCTATGTGGGGGGATTTTCTTTGGCCGTTGCTGCTGCTGGATGACCCGAATCTCTACACCTTGCCCTTGGGGGTGGCGAATTTGGCCAGTGCCTTTTCTGCCGATTGGCGGTTGATCGCGGCGGGATCCCTGCTCTCGGTTGTGCCGGTTTTGGTTCTTTTCTGGGTTCTACAGCGCTATGTCATTCCCACCGACTTGGATAGCGGCATCCGGGGTTAA
- a CDS encoding 4'-phosphopantetheinyl transferase family protein yields the protein MSFPPTWIAASGVKGAQPTPPLSQQVAQVWLRGVPPLEELLPQVGILSPEEQSRAERLQLEADRHRFLASRLFLRMLLSQYSGFPPESIRIEHSPRGKPYWRDPPQPIQFNLSHSHKQILVALVLRHRIGVDLEWIRPVPRWQAIAQRYFSVAEQAHLAHCPDGERDRLFFQIWTRTEALLKATGVGLAGYKTLSQDPVFATQRHTWAILPLAVGAGYAAAVAVETVGVEQPVLLFHQDEGR from the coding sequence ATGTCATTCCCACCGACTTGGATAGCGGCATCCGGGGTTAAGGGAGCGCAACCCACCCCACCCCTATCGCAACAGGTGGCTCAGGTGTGGTTGCGGGGGGTTCCCCCTCTGGAGGAGTTGCTGCCGCAAGTTGGGATCCTCTCCCCAGAAGAACAAAGCCGGGCAGAGCGCCTCCAACTGGAAGCAGATCGCCACCGGTTTTTGGCCAGCCGTTTGTTCCTAAGAATGCTGCTCAGCCAGTACAGCGGCTTCCCGCCGGAATCGATTCGGATCGAGCACAGCCCTAGAGGCAAACCCTACTGGAGGGATCCCCCTCAGCCCATTCAATTTAACCTCAGCCATTCCCACAAACAGATTCTGGTTGCCCTAGTACTCAGGCATCGGATCGGGGTGGATTTGGAATGGATTCGGCCGGTACCCCGCTGGCAAGCGATTGCCCAACGCTACTTTTCGGTTGCCGAACAAGCTCACTTGGCCCACTGCCCAGACGGCGAGCGGGATCGCCTATTTTTTCAAATCTGGACGCGAACAGAGGCCCTGCTGAAAGCCACAGGAGTCGGATTAGCAGGATACAAAACCCTGAGCCAGGATCCTGTTTTTGCTACCCAGAGGCACACTTGGGCCATCCTCCCCCTAGCTGTCGGAGCCGGCTATGCCGCTGCTGTTGCGGTAGAAACAGTGGGGGTTGAACAACCCGTGCTGCTGTTTCATCAGGACGAGGGGCGCTGA
- a CDS encoding sulfocyanin-like copper-binding protein, which produces MLSVHLSVLHVVRIAMLSWVYRCLLLGLCLLTLWAGIPDMAAARDLSKQTPQDQSIQLGTADSQLMFVPKDLTFRNGSLYRLHLSNPSQLKHYFTAKDFADAIWTRKLEVAGVEIKGQIREIELKPGASVEWQFIPLKSGVYSLVCTIPGHAEAGMLGQITISD; this is translated from the coding sequence ATGCTGTCTGTTCATCTGTCTGTGTTGCACGTTGTCCGCATTGCCATGCTGAGTTGGGTTTATCGCTGCCTGTTGCTGGGGTTATGTCTGCTAACCCTTTGGGCGGGGATCCCGGACATGGCCGCTGCTCGGGATCTTTCCAAACAAACCCCACAAGACCAATCTATTCAACTGGGTACTGCCGACAGCCAGTTGATGTTTGTGCCCAAGGATCTCACCTTTCGCAATGGCTCCCTGTACCGTCTGCATCTGAGCAACCCCAGCCAGTTGAAGCACTATTTCACCGCCAAAGACTTTGCCGATGCCATCTGGACTCGCAAATTGGAAGTGGCCGGCGTAGAAATCAAAGGGCAAATTCGGGAAATTGAGCTGAAGCCGGGGGCATCGGTAGAGTGGCAATTTATTCCGCTCAAATCTGGGGTCTATTCTCTGGTTTGCACCATCCCCGGACATGCAGAAGCGGGCATGTTGGGGCAGATCACCATCAGCGATTGA